Proteins from a genomic interval of Schaalia odontolytica:
- a CDS encoding alcohol dehydrogenase catalytic domain-containing protein, with amino-acid sequence MTEIPSTQYAIQIVGKEEFVVNPAKPVDPVGPTQIMLEVEACGICFSDTKLLHQFDGHPRKSDVVAGIDLDALKDIPSYHPNQEAVTPGHEPVVRVVQVGEEVTHFKVGDRLLVQADWKHLRTAKSNGAFGYNFDGALEEYVVVDERCVVSPDGEEFLIHVSEGPSAAAVGLIEPWATVEGSYAWAERDHVADGGRLLVVGEGDIDALTAEHKPAEVVRVAADAIEGTLGEFDDVVFFGADADAIEKAALLIGTRGTMCVVLGGETISRKVSLDIGRVHYDFIRFCGTTGSDPREGYAWIPANGDLRENDRCVFVGAAGPMGVMHTMRAVTSGVPGVSVVGTDLSDERLANLTKVVGPTAQKNGVPLDIVNTASTPLEYGYTYATCLVPVPALVSQAVDLLAEGGILNAFAGIPAGTFGDFDLQGIIERRIFMLGTSGSDVSDMRTVLRKIEAGIIDTTISLWAITGMAGFGDAINAVMDRTSGGKIMVFPMMHDLGLTPVSELAEKLPTVAAKLDAAGLWTKEAEEALLATR; translated from the coding sequence ATGACCGAGATTCCCTCCACCCAGTACGCGATTCAGATCGTCGGCAAGGAGGAGTTCGTCGTTAACCCGGCGAAGCCCGTTGATCCCGTTGGCCCGACGCAGATCATGCTCGAGGTTGAGGCCTGCGGCATTTGCTTCTCTGATACGAAGCTGCTCCACCAGTTCGATGGCCACCCGCGCAAGTCCGACGTGGTGGCGGGCATTGACCTGGACGCCCTGAAGGACATTCCGTCCTACCACCCGAACCAGGAGGCTGTGACGCCGGGCCACGAGCCCGTCGTCCGCGTCGTGCAGGTCGGCGAGGAGGTCACGCACTTCAAGGTCGGCGATCGTCTGCTGGTCCAGGCGGACTGGAAGCACCTGCGCACCGCGAAGTCGAACGGCGCTTTCGGCTACAACTTCGACGGCGCCCTCGAGGAGTACGTCGTCGTCGACGAGCGCTGCGTCGTGTCTCCGGACGGCGAAGAGTTCCTGATCCACGTGTCGGAGGGCCCGTCGGCCGCCGCCGTGGGCCTCATCGAGCCGTGGGCGACAGTCGAGGGCTCCTACGCGTGGGCGGAGCGCGATCACGTTGCTGACGGTGGGCGTCTGCTGGTCGTGGGCGAGGGCGACATCGACGCGCTGACCGCCGAGCACAAGCCCGCCGAGGTCGTGCGTGTTGCCGCCGACGCCATCGAGGGGACGCTGGGTGAGTTCGACGACGTCGTGTTCTTCGGCGCGGACGCCGACGCCATCGAGAAGGCTGCTCTGCTCATCGGCACCCGCGGCACGATGTGTGTCGTCCTCGGCGGTGAGACCATTTCTCGCAAGGTGTCGCTGGACATCGGCCGCGTCCACTACGATTTCATCCGCTTCTGCGGCACGACCGGATCGGACCCGCGCGAGGGCTACGCCTGGATTCCCGCCAACGGCGATCTGCGCGAGAACGACCGTTGCGTCTTCGTCGGCGCCGCCGGCCCGATGGGCGTCATGCACACGATGCGCGCCGTCACCTCGGGTGTTCCCGGCGTCAGCGTGGTCGGCACAGACCTGTCGGACGAGCGTCTGGCCAACCTGACGAAGGTTGTCGGCCCGACCGCGCAGAAGAACGGCGTGCCGCTGGACATCGTCAACACGGCCTCGACGCCCCTGGAGTACGGCTACACCTACGCCACGTGCCTCGTGCCCGTTCCGGCGCTGGTCTCCCAGGCCGTCGACCTGCTGGCCGAGGGTGGCATCCTGAACGCCTTCGCGGGAATCCCGGCCGGCACCTTCGGCGACTTCGACCTGCAGGGCATCATCGAGCGCCGGATCTTCATGCTGGGCACCTCCGGCTCGGACGTCTCCGACATGCGCACGGTCCTGCGCAAGATCGAGGCTGGCATCATCGACACCACGATCTCCCTGTGGGCGATCACCGGCATGGCGGGCTTCGGCGACGCCATTAACGCGGTGATGGACCGTACCTCTGGCGGCAAGATCATGGTCTTCCCGATGATGCACGACCTGGGCCTGACCCCCGTGTCTGAGCTCGCCGAGAAGCTGCCGACCGTCGCCGCGAAGCTCGACGCCGCCGGCCTGTGGACCAAGGAGGCCGAGGAGGCGCTGCTCGCCACCCGCTGA
- a CDS encoding alanine/glycine:cation symporter family protein — translation MNGTLRPAFDLAGTLDTISGFMYTYLLVALLIGVGLYFFVRTRALPLRLFKEAIRVVTEPPHEEGEVSSFRALMVSTASRVGVGNIAGVATAVTLGGAGSVFWMWVIATLGGASAFIESTLAQIYKKQGPHHSYGGPAYYIQTALKQNWLATLFASVLILTYMGGFNLLASFNVADAFTQYSWANEWTPWIIGAILAVLMAASIFGGTRRLTDVTGFLVPVMAIIYLGVGLIVVVLNYQNIPAMFSAIFSNAFDFPAIFGAFAGSAMMYGIKRGLYSNEAGVGSAPNAAASASVSHPAKQGLVQMLSVFIDTMVICTLTAFVVLSSGVGSDGGVTGAPLVKDAMATVLGQSVAQVFISVALFLFAFTTLVGNFYYAEVNFRFLMRNKHMEHWMLSIFRAVAALLVFAGALLKFEVAWNLGDILMGLMALINLPVIVILGNQAIRCANDYSAQRKAGVEPHFKASSIGLNPDELDFWKDDAPVGAEKTKA, via the coding sequence ATGAACGGCACCCTGCGTCCGGCCTTCGATCTCGCCGGCACCCTGGATACGATCTCGGGCTTCATGTACACGTACCTGCTCGTCGCCCTTCTCATTGGCGTCGGCCTGTACTTCTTCGTCCGCACGCGCGCGCTGCCTCTGCGGCTCTTCAAGGAAGCGATCCGCGTCGTGACCGAGCCTCCGCACGAGGAAGGCGAGGTTTCCTCGTTCCGCGCTCTGATGGTCTCCACGGCCTCGCGCGTGGGCGTCGGCAACATTGCCGGTGTGGCGACAGCGGTGACGCTCGGCGGCGCCGGCTCCGTGTTTTGGATGTGGGTCATCGCCACCCTCGGCGGCGCGTCCGCCTTCATCGAATCGACTCTCGCGCAGATCTACAAGAAGCAGGGGCCCCACCACTCCTACGGTGGCCCCGCCTACTACATTCAGACGGCCCTCAAGCAGAACTGGCTTGCCACGCTTTTCGCGTCGGTCCTCATTCTGACCTACATGGGCGGCTTCAACCTGCTCGCCTCCTTCAACGTCGCCGACGCTTTCACCCAGTACAGCTGGGCCAACGAGTGGACTCCCTGGATCATCGGTGCCATTCTCGCCGTTCTCATGGCCGCCTCCATCTTCGGTGGCACGCGCCGCCTGACCGACGTGACGGGCTTCCTGGTTCCGGTGATGGCGATCATTTACCTGGGCGTCGGCCTGATCGTGGTCGTGCTCAACTACCAGAACATCCCGGCTATGTTCTCTGCTATCTTCTCTAATGCTTTCGATTTCCCGGCGATCTTCGGCGCTTTCGCCGGATCGGCCATGATGTACGGCATCAAGCGTGGCCTCTACTCGAACGAGGCCGGTGTCGGTTCCGCTCCGAACGCCGCCGCGTCTGCCTCCGTCTCGCACCCAGCCAAGCAGGGCCTCGTCCAGATGCTCTCCGTCTTTATCGACACCATGGTGATCTGCACGCTCACCGCGTTCGTGGTGCTCTCCTCCGGGGTCGGTTCCGACGGTGGCGTGACGGGCGCTCCCCTCGTGAAGGATGCGATGGCAACGGTTCTCGGCCAGAGCGTCGCGCAGGTCTTCATCTCGGTCGCCCTGTTCCTCTTCGCGTTCACGACGCTGGTCGGCAACTTCTACTACGCCGAGGTCAACTTCCGCTTCCTCATGCGCAACAAGCACATGGAGCACTGGATGCTGTCGATCTTCCGCGCCGTCGCCGCGCTGCTCGTCTTCGCTGGCGCTCTCCTCAAGTTCGAGGTCGCGTGGAACCTTGGCGACATCCTGATGGGCCTCATGGCGCTCATCAACCTGCCGGTCATCGTCATTCTGGGCAACCAGGCCATCCGCTGCGCGAACGACTACTCCGCTCAGCGCAAGGCCGGCGTCGAGCCGCACTTCAAGGCCTCCTCGATCGGCCTGAACCCCGACGAGCTGGACTTCTGGAAGGACGACGCTCCCGTCGGCGCCGAGAAGACCAAGGCGTAA